The DNA window TATCGTGGTCCTCCGGTTCGAAGCGGCTATCGCCATGCGCCTCGATGAAGGCCTTCACCTGAGACAGCAGCGCCGCCCGCTCGGCATCGGCAGGGCCGCCGCGGTCAGCCAGCCACTGGCGAAAACAGATCCGGATTGCTTGCGCTGCCTCGCCCTCGGGCCAGCCGGTGATGCCGTAGGCCGTCGCCAGCTCGCCGGCGGCGCCGATCAGGGCAAAGCGCCGGGCCACGCGCCGGACTTGCCCGCCGGCATCTTCGGGCACCAGGTCCGCCAGCATGTCGGTCATGCTCGCCTCAATGCGTCGACGCGATGCACGCTGGTCCGCCGTCAGCTGCTCGAGAAAGGACAGCAGCGGATGCCCGTAGTGTGTCGCCGCGGCCCGCTTCAACTGCTCGGCCACCGCGCTGGCGCTGCTGCCCACCGGCACCGACTCGAACATGCCATGCCCCATACCGGCATCCGCTGCCACGTCGATCACTCGCACCTCATGGCCAGCCCGACGCCGGCCGCCCGACTCCACCATCAGATCGCCCATGCTGACCTCACCCGAGGACAGAAACGCCGTGCGCCATGTCGCCACCGGCCGGGCTCGGCCACTGCGATCTGATCGCCCTTTGCCCTGCCCGTTGGCCAGCATATAGGCGACCCTGCTGGCGTCCTTCGGCTCCAACTGGCCCAGCTCATCCAGCGGCAGCATCAGGTCGTTGTGCAGGGTCGCCACGCCCTCGAGCGCGTTGTCGGTCTGCCGCCATGTTCGCATGTAGGCCGGCGGACCATAGACGGACGATGCCACCAGCACGGCAGTCGTCTTGCCGGTGCTGCTCGAGCCCCGCAGATGCACGCCGCCACCGTCCATGCCGGCCAGATCCAGGCACGGTGCAGAGAAAGCCATGGAGACCGCCAACACCAGGCGGCTATGCCCGATGCAAACCTTGGCCACGCTATCGGTCCAGCCCTCGAGCGTGCCGCCGGTGGCGACTTGCGCCGCACCCGGTGCCGTGGTCTGGAAGATAACCGCCTCAGCTGCTGTCGGGCCAAAGGTGCGATCAGGCAGCGCAAACACCTCACCATGCCAGCCGGTGCGGCTCACGCTCCGCGCCTTCTGAGTGGGGTTGGCCTGGGCGATGTAGTCCATCAGCAGCTTGCGGGCGTGCTGGGAATTGGCGATCACCAGACCTTGCCCCAGCAGCTCTGCCCGCAGCTCCGCGCCATCGGTGGCCAGCATGGCGCAGGGCATCGCCCAGCGGTGCGC is part of the Frateuria aurantia DSM 6220 genome and encodes:
- a CDS encoding DUF927 domain-containing protein: MSSSTIEAAESLPPLALVVSNAEPPAGPGFEVVERGKGRRHGVYFSDPHSDKPATWICAPLYVEAETRNADGGEWGRLLAFTDRDGKAHRWAMPCAMLATDGAELRAELLGQGLVIANSQHARKLLMDYIAQANPTQKARSVSRTGWHGEVFALPDRTFGPTAAEAVIFQTTAPGAAQVATGGTLEGWTDSVAKVCIGHSRLVLAVSMAFSAPCLDLAGMDGGGVHLRGSSSTGKTTAVLVASSVYGPPAYMRTWRQTDNALEGVATLHNDLMLPLDELGQLEPKDASRVAYMLANGQGKGRSDRSGRARPVATWRTAFLSSGEVSMGDLMVESGGRRRAGHEVRVIDVAADAGMGHGMFESVPVGSSASAVAEQLKRAAATHYGHPLLSFLEQLTADQRASRRRIEASMTDMLADLVPEDAGGQVRRVARRFALIGAAGELATAYGITGWPEGEAAQAIRICFRQWLADRGGPADAERAALLSQVKAFIEAHGDSRFEPEDHDNERRPVAHRVGFRRKLQVGEPGAEDRREQYLVMPEAFEELVRGFNPKAAAQTLIAAGWLQPGKDGKASQSVRVRGLSKGRFYVLEGAAVFSAEG